In Moorella sp. Hama-1, a single genomic region encodes these proteins:
- the hslU gene encoding ATP-dependent protease ATPase subunit HslU has protein sequence MEFTPRQIVAELDRYIIGQEEAKKCVAVALRNRYRRQKLSPELRDEVLPKNIIMIGPTGVGKTEIARRLAKMVGAPFLKVEATRFTEVGYVGRDVESMIRELVENAVRMVKIEKRAEVEDRAAKLAEKRLLDLVLPGQGKDKVTHNPWEVLFGGSRAGEETPGEEDNLREKRAILKEKLKRRELEDMMVEIEVEDTAGPGGVVLGGLGLEELGINLQDMLGNMLPRRKRKRLVTVAEARRILTQQEADKLIDMDDVTAVAVQRVEQEGIIFLDEIDKIAGRESSHGPDVSREGVQRDILPIVEGTTVQTKYGPVKTDHILFIAAGAFHVAKPADLIPELQGRFPLRVELQSLDREDFQRILTEPKNSLLKQYKALLAVDGIELQFSTDAIAEIADIAYTVNTQGEDIGARRLHTILEKILQDLLFNAPNVQERQVVIDRTYVRRQLGDIMQRSDVQAYIL, from the coding sequence TTGGAGTTTACGCCCCGGCAGATCGTAGCAGAGCTGGATCGCTATATTATCGGCCAGGAAGAGGCCAAGAAATGCGTGGCTGTAGCCCTGCGCAATCGTTACCGCCGGCAAAAATTAAGCCCGGAGCTGCGGGATGAGGTTTTACCTAAAAATATCATCATGATTGGACCAACGGGCGTCGGCAAAACAGAGATTGCCCGCCGCCTGGCCAAAATGGTCGGAGCCCCCTTTTTAAAGGTCGAAGCCACCCGTTTCACTGAAGTGGGTTATGTAGGCCGCGATGTGGAATCAATGATTCGCGAACTGGTAGAAAATGCCGTCAGAATGGTTAAAATAGAGAAGCGGGCTGAAGTTGAAGACCGGGCTGCCAAACTGGCGGAGAAACGCCTGCTGGACCTGGTTCTTCCCGGCCAAGGTAAGGATAAGGTGACCCACAATCCCTGGGAGGTCCTCTTCGGAGGTTCGAGAGCAGGTGAAGAGACACCAGGGGAAGAAGACAACCTTAGGGAGAAAAGGGCGATCCTCAAAGAAAAGCTTAAGCGCCGGGAACTGGAAGATATGATGGTCGAGATTGAAGTAGAAGATACCGCCGGTCCGGGAGGAGTGGTCCTGGGCGGCCTGGGGCTGGAGGAGTTGGGCATCAATCTCCAGGATATGCTGGGTAATATGCTGCCCCGGCGCAAGCGCAAGCGCCTGGTAACAGTAGCCGAAGCCCGGCGCATTCTGACACAGCAGGAAGCCGATAAATTAATTGATATGGACGATGTCACGGCCGTCGCCGTCCAGCGGGTCGAACAGGAAGGCATTATCTTCCTGGATGAGATCGATAAAATAGCCGGCCGGGAGAGCAGTCACGGCCCGGATGTTTCCCGGGAAGGGGTCCAGCGGGACATCCTGCCCATTGTTGAAGGCACAACGGTCCAGACCAAATATGGCCCGGTGAAAACCGATCACATCCTGTTTATCGCCGCCGGTGCCTTCCATGTGGCCAAACCAGCGGATCTGATCCCCGAACTCCAGGGACGCTTTCCCCTGCGGGTAGAACTCCAGAGCCTGGACCGGGAAGACTTTCAGCGGATTTTAACAGAACCCAAGAATTCCCTGTTAAAACAGTACAAGGCACTATTGGCAGTTGATGGCATCGAATTACAATTTTCAACCGATGCTATTGCGGAAATTGCCGATATTGCTTATACTGTAAATACTCAAGGCGAAGACATCGGCGCTCGGCGCCTGCACACTATCCTGGAAAAGATACTGCAGGATCTCCTTTTTAACGCCCCGAATGTGCAGGAGCGCCAGGTGGTTATCGATCGCACCTATGTCCGCCGGCAATTAGGTGACATCATGCAGCGCTCCGATGTGCAAGCATATATACTGTAA
- the codY gene encoding GTP-sensing pleiotropic transcriptional regulator CodY translates to MENLLERSRKINRLLQRAAGNPVDFQEMASVMRDVLGANTYIVGRHARVLGYAFIEGFTCDIMEEIVFQSERFPEQYNEQLLRIDETQANFCQVGNGCVFDMDKKCVFNNKLTTVVPIIGGGQRLGTLVLSKFNVRFDDEDLVLAEYGATVVGMEILRAKADKIEDEARKRAAVHVALATLSYSELEAVEHIFAELDGDEGILVASKIADRAGITRSVIVNALRKFESAGVIESKSLGMKGTYIRVLNDHLLEELEKLRH, encoded by the coding sequence ATGGAAAACCTCCTTGAGCGATCAAGAAAAATCAACCGTCTCCTCCAGCGGGCGGCCGGTAACCCGGTGGACTTTCAAGAAATGGCCAGTGTCATGCGCGATGTGCTGGGGGCCAACACCTATATCGTCGGCCGCCATGCCCGCGTTTTGGGCTACGCCTTTATTGAAGGTTTCACCTGCGACATCATGGAAGAGATTGTCTTCCAGTCCGAGAGGTTCCCGGAACAATACAATGAGCAGTTGTTGCGCATTGATGAAACCCAGGCCAACTTCTGCCAGGTGGGTAATGGCTGCGTTTTTGATATGGACAAAAAATGCGTCTTTAACAACAAGCTGACGACAGTCGTACCCATTATCGGCGGTGGCCAGCGCCTGGGAACCCTGGTCCTGTCCAAATTCAATGTCCGCTTTGATGATGAAGACCTGGTCCTGGCCGAGTACGGGGCTACAGTAGTTGGTATGGAGATCCTGCGGGCTAAAGCCGATAAAATCGAGGATGAGGCGCGGAAACGGGCTGCCGTCCATGTAGCCCTGGCCACCCTGTCCTATTCCGAACTGGAGGCCGTGGAGCATATCTTTGCCGAACTGGACGGCGATGAAGGTATCCTGGTGGCCAGTAAGATCGCCGATCGGGCGGGCATTACCCGTTCGGTCATTGTCAACGCTCTGCGTAAATTTGAGAGCGCCGGGGTTATCGAGTCCAAGTCTCTGGGTATGAAGGGCACCTATATCCGTGTCCTCAATGATCACCTGCTAGAAGAACTGGAAAAGCTGCGCCATTAA
- the trmFO gene encoding methylenetetrahydrofolate--tRNA-(uracil(54)-C(5))-methyltransferase (FADH(2)-oxidizing) TrmFO, which produces MPDKVTIIGGGLAGSEAAWQAARRGVAVELWEMRPEKLTPAHSTGYLAELVCSNSLRADSLENAAGLLKAEMRQAGSLIMAVAATCRVPAGKALAVDREEFAARVTAAIESHPGITLVREEMQVIPGDGVVIIATGPLTSPAMTRALQEFAGAEYLYFYDAAAPIVTAESLDYSRIFRASRYGRGEDYLNCPFNQEEYEAFYQALVAAERHAGHEFEAEVVFEGCMPVEVMAARGKDTLRFGPLRPVGLIDPATGQEPYAVVQLRQDNAAGTLYNLVGFQTSLRWGEQERVFRLIPGLQEAEFVRFGVMHRNTYINSPLLLQPTLQLKAEPRIFLAGQLTGVEGYIESAACGLVAGINAARYVRGEEPLVPSTFTAHGALLHYITDPTHTPFQPMHINYGLLPPLEKRIRNRAERNRDLADRALKIWAGSGEFSGN; this is translated from the coding sequence TTGCCTGACAAAGTGACCATTATCGGCGGCGGCCTGGCTGGCAGCGAGGCGGCCTGGCAGGCCGCCCGGCGGGGGGTTGCAGTCGAACTGTGGGAGATGCGGCCTGAGAAACTCACCCCCGCCCACAGCACCGGGTACCTGGCCGAACTCGTCTGCTCCAACTCCCTGCGGGCTGACTCCCTGGAAAACGCCGCCGGCCTGCTGAAAGCAGAGATGCGCCAGGCCGGTTCCTTGATTATGGCAGTAGCGGCCACCTGCCGCGTCCCGGCAGGTAAGGCCCTGGCCGTGGACCGGGAGGAATTCGCGGCCCGGGTGACGGCAGCTATAGAAAGTCACCCGGGAATTACCCTGGTCCGGGAAGAGATGCAGGTTATCCCCGGCGACGGCGTTGTTATTATCGCCACCGGGCCGTTGACTTCACCGGCCATGACCCGGGCCCTGCAGGAATTTGCCGGTGCCGAATACCTTTACTTTTACGACGCGGCAGCCCCCATTGTTACGGCGGAATCCCTGGACTACAGCCGCATTTTCCGGGCTTCCCGTTATGGCAGGGGAGAGGACTACCTCAACTGCCCCTTTAACCAGGAAGAATACGAGGCTTTTTACCAGGCCCTGGTGGCAGCTGAACGGCACGCCGGGCATGAGTTCGAAGCGGAAGTAGTCTTTGAGGGGTGTATGCCGGTGGAGGTCATGGCCGCCAGGGGAAAGGATACCCTGCGTTTCGGCCCCCTGCGTCCCGTGGGCTTAATTGATCCGGCAACGGGGCAGGAGCCTTATGCCGTGGTCCAGTTACGCCAGGATAATGCTGCCGGCACCCTGTATAACCTGGTGGGTTTCCAGACCAGCCTCAGGTGGGGGGAGCAAGAGCGGGTTTTTCGCCTGATACCCGGCCTCCAGGAGGCCGAATTTGTACGCTTCGGGGTAATGCACCGCAATACCTACATTAATTCACCCCTCCTGCTGCAACCAACCCTGCAATTAAAAGCCGAGCCCCGGATTTTCCTGGCCGGCCAGTTGACCGGGGTAGAGGGCTATATAGAATCGGCCGCCTGCGGCCTGGTAGCCGGGATTAATGCCGCCCGTTACGTCCGGGGAGAAGAACCCCTGGTCCCGTCAACCTTTACAGCCCACGGGGCCCTCCTGCATTACATTACCGATCCCACCCATACTCCTTTTCAACCCATGCATATCAATTACGGCCTTCTGCCCCCCCTGGAAAAGCGCATCAGGAATCGGGCCGAACGCAACCGCGACCTGGCCGACCGGGCTTTAAAAATTTGGGCCGGCAGCGGTGAATTTTCCGGCAATTAA
- the hslV gene encoding ATP-dependent protease subunit HslV, which produces MEGTTIIAVRHQGRVALAGDGQVTFGNTIMKHKARKVRRLYQDRVLAGFAGSVADAFTLFEKFEAKLEAFHGNLQRAAVELGKDWRTDRFLRRLEAMLVVADKEHLLIISGSGEIVEPDDGIAAIGSGGPYALAAARALVAHTSLGAGEIAREAMNIAAAICIYTNNNIIVEEL; this is translated from the coding sequence ATAGAAGGTACCACCATTATTGCCGTCCGCCACCAAGGGCGAGTTGCCCTGGCCGGTGACGGCCAGGTGACCTTTGGTAATACCATTATGAAACATAAAGCCCGTAAGGTCCGGCGCCTTTACCAGGACCGGGTCCTGGCCGGGTTCGCCGGGAGTGTCGCCGATGCCTTTACCCTTTTCGAAAAGTTTGAGGCCAAGCTGGAAGCCTTTCACGGGAACTTGCAGCGGGCCGCCGTCGAGTTAGGGAAAGACTGGCGCACGGACCGGTTTCTGCGGCGCCTGGAAGCCATGCTGGTGGTAGCTGATAAAGAACACCTGCTGATTATTTCCGGCAGTGGCGAGATTGTCGAACCCGATGATGGTATCGCGGCCATTGGCTCCGGCGGGCCCTATGCCCTGGCGGCAGCCCGGGCTCTGGTAGCCCATACCAGCCTGGGTGCCGGGGAAATTGCCCGGGAAGCCATGAACATCGCCGCCGCCATCTGCATCTATACTAATAACAACATTATCGTCGAAGAGCTTTAA
- the xerC gene encoding tyrosine recombinase XerC: MPGDPFAEALEGFITYLQGEKQASPATIDAYRVDIEQFAAFVTKRLDAKAGPAKVDIWLVRRYLGWLNQLGRQRASINRKLAALRAFYRFLLRTEQITSNPIVLLSGLRKEKKLPRYLGHGEIDKLLSIPATTALGLRDRAILETLYSSGIRVAELVGLDQEDLDLEAGYARVLGKGRRERIVPLGRYAVKTLQDYLHRGRPQLAIRRNPPEAEALFLNHLGGRLTVRGVRERLHHYVEKAALTAGISPHTLRHTFATHLLEGGADLRVVQELLGHVRLATTQIYTHVSQARLREVYQQFHPRATCTNPDREG; this comes from the coding sequence ATGCCCGGGGATCCCTTTGCCGAGGCTCTGGAGGGGTTTATCACCTACCTGCAGGGCGAGAAACAGGCCTCACCGGCCACCATTGACGCCTACCGGGTGGATATTGAACAATTTGCCGCCTTTGTCACTAAGCGGTTGGACGCTAAAGCCGGCCCGGCAAAAGTGGATATCTGGCTGGTGCGGCGTTACCTGGGCTGGCTCAACCAGCTCGGCCGCCAGAGAGCGAGCATAAACCGCAAACTGGCTGCCCTGCGCGCCTTTTATCGTTTCCTGCTCCGGACGGAGCAGATTACAAGCAATCCCATAGTCCTGCTGAGTGGACTACGCAAGGAAAAAAAACTACCCCGCTACCTTGGCCATGGGGAGATCGATAAACTTTTAAGCATACCAGCAACTACTGCGTTAGGGTTAAGGGACCGGGCCATCCTGGAAACCCTTTACTCGTCGGGCATCAGGGTGGCCGAACTGGTAGGCCTGGACCAGGAAGATTTGGACCTGGAGGCCGGATACGCCCGGGTCCTGGGTAAAGGCCGGCGGGAAAGGATAGTACCCCTAGGCCGTTATGCCGTCAAAACCCTGCAGGATTACCTGCACCGGGGCCGGCCGCAGTTGGCCATTCGGCGTAATCCCCCGGAAGCTGAAGCCCTCTTTTTAAACCACCTGGGCGGGCGGCTGACAGTCCGGGGCGTCCGGGAACGCCTGCATCACTATGTAGAAAAAGCGGCCCTGACGGCAGGTATCTCCCCCCACACCCTTCGCCATACCTTTGCTACCCACCTCCTGGAGGGTGGGGCTGACCTCCGGGTGGTCCAGGAACTCCTGGGTCACGTCCGGCTGGCCACAACCCAGATTTACACCCACGTCAGCCAGGCCAGGTTACGGGAAGTTTACCAGCAGTTTCACCCGCGAGCTACTTGTACAAATCCCGACAGGGAGGGATGA
- the rpsB gene encoding 30S ribosomal protein S2 codes for MAIISMKQLLEAGVHFGHQTRRWNPKMAPYIFTERNGIYIIDLQRTVKKIEEAYNFVRDLSRDGGKILFVGTKKQAQEAVKEEAERCGMFYVNVRWLGGTLTNFQTIRKRVDRLRELERMEEEGTFDLLPKKEVAQLRGEREKLERFLGGIKEMKNLPDALFIIDPRKERIAVAEGRRLGIPIVAIVDTNCDPDEIDYVIPGNDDAIRAVRLLTSKMADAVIEGQQGQDQPEEVVGE; via the coding sequence ATGGCGATAATCTCCATGAAACAGTTGCTGGAGGCCGGTGTCCACTTCGGCCACCAGACCAGGCGCTGGAATCCTAAAATGGCGCCCTATATCTTTACCGAGCGTAACGGGATCTATATCATTGATCTCCAGCGCACCGTCAAGAAGATCGAAGAGGCCTATAATTTTGTCCGCGATCTCTCCCGGGACGGTGGTAAAATCCTCTTCGTCGGGACCAAGAAACAGGCCCAGGAAGCCGTCAAAGAAGAAGCCGAACGCTGTGGCATGTTCTATGTCAACGTCCGCTGGTTGGGTGGGACTTTGACCAATTTCCAGACCATTCGCAAGCGGGTCGACCGCCTGAGGGAACTGGAACGGATGGAGGAAGAAGGTACCTTTGACCTCCTCCCCAAAAAAGAAGTCGCCCAACTGCGCGGCGAAAGGGAGAAGTTAGAACGTTTCCTGGGCGGGATTAAGGAAATGAAAAACCTACCCGACGCCCTCTTTATAATTGACCCGCGTAAAGAACGCATCGCCGTGGCCGAGGGCCGACGGCTGGGCATACCCATTGTAGCCATTGTGGATACCAACTGTGACCCTGATGAAATTGATTACGTAATCCCGGGCAATGATGATGCTATCCGGGCGGTGCGCCTTCTGACCAGCAAAATGGCTGACGCTGTCATTGAAGGCCAGCAGGGCCAGGATCAACCCGAGGAAGTAGTAGGCGAATAG